A window of Sphingomonas adhaesiva contains these coding sequences:
- the serB gene encoding phosphoserine phosphatase SerB, with protein sequence MFTATLIAAGRLTPSIVADARARLAAAGCAPADAAWIDDGDAADVPFGTDPAAARAAVEGAFERVDVVVQPAAGRRKMLLVADMDSTMITIECIDELADYAGLKPRIAAITEAAMRGELDFEGALDARVGLLKGLSAGVIDDCLRERVTIMPGARALVRTMRGWGARAVLVSGGFTRFAEPVAAEIGFDRAIANVLEIEGDALSGAVARPIVGAETKRATLLETRATLGLGEAETLAVGDGANDLAMIGVAGLGVAYHAKPVVAAAAAARIEHGDLTALLWTQGVPKREWLAA encoded by the coding sequence ATGTTCACGGCGACGCTGATAGCAGCAGGGCGGCTGACGCCAAGCATCGTGGCGGACGCGCGGGCGCGGCTGGCGGCGGCCGGCTGCGCGCCCGCCGACGCGGCGTGGATCGACGACGGCGATGCGGCCGACGTGCCGTTCGGGACCGATCCCGCCGCGGCGCGCGCGGCGGTCGAGGGGGCGTTCGAGCGCGTCGACGTGGTGGTCCAGCCGGCGGCGGGACGACGCAAGATGCTGCTGGTCGCGGACATGGATTCGACGATGATTACGATCGAATGCATCGACGAACTCGCCGATTACGCCGGGCTGAAACCGCGAATCGCGGCGATCACCGAGGCGGCGATGCGCGGCGAGCTGGACTTCGAGGGCGCGCTGGATGCGCGCGTGGGACTGCTCAAGGGGCTGTCCGCGGGGGTGATCGACGATTGCCTGCGCGAACGGGTGACGATCATGCCCGGCGCGCGCGCGCTGGTGCGCACGATGCGCGGCTGGGGCGCGCGGGCGGTGCTGGTATCGGGCGGGTTCACGCGCTTCGCGGAGCCGGTCGCGGCGGAGATCGGCTTCGATCGCGCCATCGCCAACGTGCTGGAGATCGAGGGCGACGCGCTGTCCGGGGCGGTCGCGCGGCCGATCGTTGGCGCTGAGACGAAGCGGGCGACGCTGCTGGAGACGCGCGCGACGCTGGGGCTGGGCGAGGCGGAGACGCTGGCGGTCGGCGATGGCGCCAACGATCTGGCGATGATCGGCGTGGCGGGGCTGGGGGTCGCGTATCATGCGAAGCCGGTCGTGGCGGCGGCGGCGGCGGCGCGGATCGAGCATGGCGACCTGACGGCGCTGCTGTGGACGCAGGGCGTGCCGAAGCGGGAGTGGTTGGCGGCGTGA
- a CDS encoding alpha/beta fold hydrolase: MPYIKTRDGTDIYVKDWGQGRPVILIHGWPLSSDSWDPQMKALADAGFRAIAYDRRGFGRSGQPWSGYDYDTLTDDLRDVMEAAGATEDVTLVGFSMGGGEVARYMSRHGGRGVVSAALIGSVVPYMLKTDDNPDGVPEETLQGIADGILKDRPNFFRTFFKDFFGVGYVTSPVSEAQLDWAWRLAMQAGLQGTLKCAESFGHTDFRGDLPAFRVPTLVLHGTGDKTVPIDTSARQAARGIADAQLVEYDGAPHGLFATESDRLTRDLLTFLGR; the protein is encoded by the coding sequence ATGCCCTATATCAAGACCCGCGACGGCACCGACATCTACGTGAAGGACTGGGGCCAGGGTCGCCCCGTGATTCTGATCCACGGCTGGCCGCTGTCGTCGGACAGCTGGGACCCGCAGATGAAGGCGCTGGCGGACGCGGGTTTCCGCGCCATCGCCTACGACCGCCGCGGCTTCGGCCGCTCGGGACAGCCATGGTCGGGCTACGATTACGACACGCTGACCGACGACCTGCGCGACGTCATGGAGGCCGCCGGCGCGACCGAGGATGTGACGCTGGTCGGCTTCTCGATGGGCGGGGGCGAGGTTGCCCGCTACATGTCGCGCCATGGCGGCAGGGGCGTGGTGTCGGCCGCGCTGATCGGCTCGGTCGTGCCCTATATGCTCAAGACCGACGACAATCCCGACGGCGTGCCGGAGGAGACGCTGCAGGGGATCGCGGACGGCATCCTGAAGGACCGCCCCAATTTCTTCCGCACCTTCTTCAAGGACTTCTTCGGTGTCGGTTATGTCACCAGCCCGGTCAGCGAGGCGCAGCTCGACTGGGCGTGGCGACTGGCGATGCAGGCCGGGTTGCAGGGGACGCTGAAATGCGCGGAGAGCTTCGGCCACACCGACTTCCGCGGCGACCTGCCCGCGTTCCGCGTGCCCACGCTGGTGCTGCACGGTACCGGCGACAAGACCGTGCCGATCGACACCAGCGCCCGCCAGGCCGCCCGTGGCATCGCCGATGCGCAGCTGGTGGAATATGACGGCGCCCCCCACGGGCTGTTCGCGACCGAAAGCGATCGCCTGACCCGCGACCTGCTGACGTTCCTGGGGCGCTGA
- the aroB gene encoding 3-dehydroquinate synthase, translating to MTIIPVALGERSYDVRIEGGLLARAGELLAPIAGKRAMTIVADANVAPHLATLGRSLEAAGIAHHDVVLPAGEGSKSWATLERLTDRLLELGTERGDHVVALGGGVIGDLVGFATAILKRGCGFVQIPTTLLSQVDSSVGGKTGINARAGKNLIGAFHQPRLVLIDPDVLDTLPARQVRAGYAEVVKYGLIDDADFFAWCEANGAALLAGDRDARTHAIAHSVAAKARIVGEDEFETTGRRALLNLGHTFGHALEAEAGFSDRLLHGEAVAAGCALAFGFSAATGLCPREDSERVAAHWRASGLPDGLAAAGIDAPAAKLVEHMRHDKKMAAGTLPFLLARGIGQTYLDRTVDLGKVEAFLAESR from the coding sequence GTGACGATCATCCCCGTGGCGCTGGGCGAGCGCAGCTACGACGTGCGGATCGAGGGCGGCCTTCTGGCACGTGCGGGCGAGTTGCTGGCACCGATCGCGGGCAAGCGGGCGATGACGATCGTCGCGGATGCGAATGTCGCGCCCCATCTCGCCACGTTGGGCCGCTCGCTGGAGGCGGCGGGCATCGCGCACCACGACGTGGTCCTCCCGGCGGGAGAGGGGTCGAAGAGCTGGGCCACGCTGGAGCGGCTGACCGACCGGCTGCTGGAACTGGGGACCGAACGCGGCGACCATGTCGTCGCGCTGGGCGGCGGCGTGATCGGCGATCTCGTCGGATTCGCCACCGCGATCCTGAAGCGCGGCTGCGGCTTCGTGCAGATCCCCACCACGCTGTTGTCGCAGGTCGATTCGTCGGTCGGCGGCAAGACCGGGATCAACGCGCGCGCGGGAAAGAACCTGATCGGCGCCTTCCACCAGCCCAGGCTGGTGCTGATCGATCCCGACGTGCTCGACACCCTGCCCGCGCGGCAGGTCCGCGCCGGCTATGCCGAGGTGGTGAAATACGGGCTGATCGACGACGCCGATTTCTTCGCCTGGTGCGAGGCGAACGGCGCGGCGTTGCTGGCGGGCGACCGCGACGCGCGCACCCATGCCATCGCGCATTCGGTCGCCGCGAAAGCACGGATCGTCGGCGAGGACGAGTTCGAGACGACGGGGCGGCGCGCGCTGCTGAACCTCGGCCACACCTTCGGCCATGCGCTGGAGGCGGAGGCCGGCTTTTCCGACCGCCTGCTCCACGGCGAGGCGGTGGCGGCGGGCTGCGCGCTGGCGTTCGGCTTTTCCGCCGCCACCGGGCTGTGCCCCCGCGAGGATAGCGAGCGCGTCGCGGCGCACTGGCGCGCGAGCGGGCTGCCGGACGGTCTGGCGGCGGCGGGGATCGACGCCCCCGCCGCGAAGCTGGTCGAGCATATGCGCCACGACAAGAAAATGGCGGCGGGCACGCTGCCCTTCCTGCTCGCCCGCGGGATCGGCCAGACGTACCTCGATCGCACGGTGGACCTGGGCAAGGTCGAGGCGTTTTTGGCCGAATCTCGGTAA
- a CDS encoding shikimate kinase: protein MLQSPPVTDQTPSPAWHGQPIVLVGLMATGKSTIGRRLATRLGLPFVDADSEIEAAAGMSISDIFARFGEPHFRDGERRVIQRLIDGRPKVIATGGGAFINDDTRALILAETLAIWLDAPIAVLAERVGRRDTRPLLRGKDPAKVLGELAAVRNPLYALAPIRIESGHGPHETTVRAIMEAIGK, encoded by the coding sequence ATGTTGCAAAGCCCACCCGTGACCGATCAGACGCCATCCCCCGCATGGCACGGGCAGCCGATCGTGCTCGTCGGGCTGATGGCGACCGGCAAGTCGACGATCGGGCGTCGCCTGGCGACCCGGCTCGGGCTGCCCTTCGTCGATGCCGATAGCGAGATCGAGGCGGCGGCGGGCATGTCGATCAGCGACATCTTCGCGCGCTTCGGCGAGCCGCATTTCCGCGACGGCGAGCGCCGCGTGATCCAGCGGCTGATCGACGGCCGGCCGAAGGTGATCGCGACCGGCGGCGGCGCCTTCATCAACGACGACACGCGCGCGCTGATCCTGGCGGAGACGCTCGCGATCTGGCTCGACGCGCCGATCGCGGTGCTCGCGGAACGAGTCGGTCGCCGCGACACCCGCCCGCTGCTGCGCGGTAAGGATCCGGCCAAGGTGCTGGGCGAGCTGGCGGCGGTGCGCAACCCGCTCTACGCGCTGGCGCCGATCCGGATCGAAAGCGGCCACGGCCCGCACGAAACGACGGTGCGCGCGATCATGGAGGCGATAGGCAAGTGA
- a CDS encoding tyrosine recombinase, giving the protein MTDRDAIERFLEMMAAQAGAAANTLAAYRRDLTLASDVLAGALARADADALARLADEWRDLSRATVARKAAALRRFFGFLLDEGDRADDPSRALPRPGTRRALPRTLGHADVDRLFAAVAARLARDPPIATDLRLAALIELLYGSGLRASELVSLPRNAVHPDRPFLILKGKGGRERLVPLSDRARAAVAAWRAHVPAAAGYLFPSGGTHISRVRLFQLVRGIAAEAGIPPDRISPHVLRHAFATHLLEGGADLRALQTMLGHADIATTEIYTHVDRRRLVDLVNERHPLERTLAEARVDASVSGT; this is encoded by the coding sequence ATGACCGACCGCGACGCCATCGAGCGCTTCCTGGAGATGATGGCGGCGCAGGCGGGGGCGGCGGCGAATACGCTGGCGGCGTATCGCCGCGACCTGACGCTGGCGTCGGACGTGCTGGCCGGCGCGCTGGCCCGCGCCGACGCGGACGCGCTGGCGCGGCTGGCGGACGAATGGCGCGACCTGTCGCGGGCGACCGTCGCGCGCAAGGCGGCGGCGCTGCGGCGGTTCTTCGGCTTCCTGCTCGACGAGGGCGACCGTGCGGACGATCCGTCGCGCGCCCTGCCGCGCCCCGGTACGCGCCGTGCCCTGCCGCGCACGCTGGGTCATGCCGATGTCGACCGGCTGTTCGCGGCGGTCGCGGCGCGGCTGGCGCGCGATCCGCCGATCGCGACCGACCTGCGGCTCGCGGCGCTGATCGAACTCCTCTATGGCAGCGGGCTGCGTGCGAGCGAGCTGGTGTCGCTGCCGCGCAACGCGGTGCATCCGGACCGCCCGTTCCTGATCCTGAAGGGGAAGGGCGGGCGCGAGCGGCTGGTGCCGCTGTCCGACCGCGCGCGCGCCGCGGTGGCGGCGTGGCGGGCGCATGTGCCCGCGGCGGCGGGATACCTGTTCCCCTCGGGCGGTACGCATATCTCGCGCGTGCGGCTGTTCCAGCTGGTGCGCGGCATCGCGGCGGAGGCGGGTATCCCGCCCGACCGGATCAGCCCGCACGTGCTGCGCCATGCCTTCGCCACGCACCTGCTGGAGGGGGGCGCGGACCTGCGCGCGCTGCAGACGATGCTGGGGCATGCCGACATCGCGACGACCGAGATCTACACCCATGTCGACCGCCGCCGGCTGGTCGATCTGGTCAACGAGCGGCACCCGCTCGAACGGACGCTGGCGGAGGCGCGCGTTGACGCATCGGTGTCCGGCACGTAA
- a CDS encoding acetyl-CoA carboxylase carboxyltransferase subunit alpha, giving the protein MPSFLDFEKPIAELQARIDELRDTGADGGVDISAEIAKLQTKSDRLLKDTFARLTPWQKTQVARHPERPHFKHYVAGLFEEFVPLAGDRAFGDDQAILGGFATFRGQRVMVLGHEKGDDTASRLRHNFGMGKPEGYRKAIRLMELADRARLPVLTLVDTSGAFPGIQAEERGQAEAIARSTEACLALGVPMVAAVVGEGGSGGAIALASGNRVLMFEHAVYSVISPEGCASILWRTADKAADAAEAMKVTAQDLKSLGVIDGIVAEPVGGAHRDPAAAIAVLGDALEAQLRDLTGMGGDALRRDRREKFLKMGRVA; this is encoded by the coding sequence ATGCCCAGTTTCCTCGACTTCGAGAAGCCCATCGCGGAGCTTCAGGCGCGCATCGACGAATTGCGCGACACCGGCGCCGATGGCGGCGTCGATATCTCGGCCGAAATCGCCAAGTTGCAGACGAAGTCGGACCGGCTGCTGAAGGACACGTTCGCCAGGCTGACGCCGTGGCAGAAGACGCAGGTGGCGCGCCACCCCGAGCGCCCGCATTTCAAACATTATGTCGCCGGGCTGTTCGAGGAATTCGTCCCGCTGGCGGGCGATCGCGCGTTCGGCGACGATCAGGCGATCCTGGGCGGTTTCGCGACCTTCCGCGGGCAGCGCGTGATGGTGCTGGGGCATGAGAAGGGCGACGATACCGCCAGCCGGCTGCGCCACAATTTCGGGATGGGCAAGCCCGAGGGCTATCGCAAGGCGATCCGGCTGATGGAGCTGGCCGATCGCGCGCGGCTGCCGGTGCTGACGCTGGTCGATACCTCTGGCGCGTTCCCCGGCATCCAGGCGGAGGAGCGCGGCCAGGCGGAGGCGATCGCACGCTCGACCGAGGCGTGCCTGGCGCTGGGTGTGCCGATGGTCGCCGCGGTGGTGGGCGAGGGCGGTTCGGGCGGCGCGATCGCGCTGGCCAGCGGCAATCGCGTGCTGATGTTCGAACATGCGGTCTATTCGGTGATCTCGCCCGAGGGCTGCGCGTCGATCCTGTGGCGCACCGCGGACAAGGCGGCAGATGCGGCCGAGGCGATGAAGGTGACGGCGCAGGACCTCAAGAGCCTGGGCGTGATCGACGGCATCGTCGCCGAGCCGGTCGGCGGCGCGCACCGCGATCCCGCGGCGGCGATCGCGGTGCTGGGCGATGCGCTGGAGGCGCAGCTGCGCGACCTGACGGGGATGGGCGGCGACGCGCTGCGCCGCGACCGGCGGGAGAAATTCCTGAAGATGGGGCGCGTGGCGTAA
- a CDS encoding Flp family type IVb pilin, whose translation MQTIRKFIKNNKAATAIEYGLIAALIAVAAIAAMRGLGNQLTTTFNGVSTKMATSN comes from the coding sequence ATGCAGACCATTCGCAAGTTCATCAAGAACAACAAGGCCGCGACCGCGATCGAGTACGGCCTGATCGCCGCGCTGATCGCCGTGGCCGCCATCGCCGCCATGCGCGGCCTGGGCAACCAGCTGACCACCACCTTCAACGGTGTCAGCACGAAGATGGCGACGTCGAACTAA
- a CDS encoding Flp family type IVb pilin: MLRPIRPVRYLIRVARLIRLVADSRGATAIEYGLILAILSLGLVGAMNNWSAANNGLWEFVRRNLVIAS; this comes from the coding sequence ATGCTGCGCCCGATCCGCCCCGTCCGCTACCTGATCCGCGTCGCCCGCCTGATCCGCCTCGTCGCCGATTCGCGTGGCGCGACCGCGATCGAATACGGCCTGATCCTCGCCATCCTGTCGCTGGGACTGGTCGGCGCGATGAACAATTGGTCGGCGGCGAACAACGGCCTGTGGGAATTCGTCAGGCGCAATCTGGTTATCGCCAGTTAA
- a CDS encoding (deoxy)nucleoside triphosphate pyrophosphohydrolase yields the protein MTVLVVAAALIDARGRCLMQQRPAYKQHGGLWEFPGGKVEADEAPTEALVRELAEELDIMVEAGALAPLSFASDGMVTMLLYRCTRWGGTPRPLAADALRWDVPERLATLPMPPVDVPLVAALRA from the coding sequence ATGACGGTCCTGGTGGTGGCGGCGGCGCTGATCGACGCGCGGGGGCGCTGCCTGATGCAGCAGCGCCCGGCGTACAAGCAGCATGGCGGACTGTGGGAGTTTCCCGGCGGCAAGGTGGAGGCGGACGAGGCGCCCACGGAGGCGCTCGTGCGCGAGCTGGCGGAGGAACTGGACATCATGGTCGAGGCGGGCGCGCTCGCGCCGCTGTCCTTTGCGAGCGATGGGATGGTGACGATGCTGCTCTACCGCTGCACGCGCTGGGGCGGCACGCCGCGGCCACTGGCAGCGGATGCGCTGCGCTGGGATGTGCCGGAGCGGCTGGCGACGCTGCCGATGCCCCCGGTCGATGTGCCGCTGGTGGCGGCGCTGCGCGCATAA
- a CDS encoding peptidase S10 — MRQRTWRMAAVAAFVSVASPVVAQQALSPVTIAAPIVTAHRGTFGGTAIAYDAVVEPVVVDGLDGKPAARLVATSYIARGRERDRPVAFVFNGGPIGPTALLHMGMFGPKRVAVPDDLSADPATFRVVDNPYMPLDATDIVIFDPANTGYSRTLPGVAPESQFSNAADARQLAQLVQRWRVLHDRPGAPVYLIGESYGTMRAVEAADQLRTAGDPVAGIMLLGQAVNILEYAQRPNNIVSYAVSLPTLAAIGWAQGKVRAQGRTFEQFIRAAEDYGAGEYLTTLFQGDRASPERQAAVAARLEAFTGLPAAEFVKARLKVSKAAYQKLLLPGRRLDTNDARYVVPAGAEGAAYNSRHTPEAVLLFHDELGVPAAAGVYATGNPAEAYFTRWGWAPVVSPFLDMPYVGQLKTVLDTQPATRLFVGNGYFDTQTTIGAMDYLVAQSGLPRDRVTTRYYWGGHMFYTVEASAKALGDDVRRFVAPNAVAGPAAVRP, encoded by the coding sequence ATGCGGCAGCGGACATGGCGGATGGCGGCGGTCGCGGCGTTCGTCTCGGTGGCGTCGCCCGTCGTCGCGCAGCAGGCGCTGTCCCCCGTCACCATCGCCGCGCCGATCGTCACCGCGCATCGCGGCACCTTCGGCGGGACCGCCATCGCCTATGATGCGGTGGTCGAGCCGGTGGTGGTCGACGGGCTCGACGGCAAGCCCGCGGCGCGGCTGGTCGCGACCTCCTACATCGCGCGCGGCAGGGAGAGGGACCGGCCGGTCGCGTTCGTCTTCAACGGCGGGCCGATCGGGCCGACCGCGTTGCTGCACATGGGGATGTTCGGGCCGAAGCGGGTGGCGGTGCCGGACGATCTGAGCGCCGATCCGGCGACGTTCCGCGTCGTCGACAACCCGTATATGCCGCTGGATGCGACCGACATCGTCATCTTCGACCCCGCGAACACGGGGTACAGCCGCACGTTGCCGGGGGTCGCGCCCGAGTCGCAATTCTCCAATGCGGCGGATGCGCGGCAATTGGCGCAGCTGGTGCAGCGCTGGCGGGTGCTCCACGACCGGCCGGGGGCGCCGGTGTATCTGATCGGCGAGAGTTACGGCACGATGCGCGCGGTGGAGGCGGCGGACCAGCTGCGCACGGCGGGCGATCCGGTGGCGGGGATCATGCTGCTGGGACAGGCGGTCAACATCCTGGAATATGCGCAGCGACCCAACAACATCGTGAGCTATGCCGTATCGTTGCCGACGCTGGCGGCGATCGGCTGGGCGCAGGGCAAGGTGCGCGCGCAGGGGCGCACCTTCGAGCAGTTCATCCGTGCGGCGGAGGATTATGGCGCGGGCGAGTATCTGACCACGCTGTTCCAGGGCGACCGCGCCTCGCCGGAGCGGCAGGCGGCGGTGGCGGCACGGCTGGAGGCGTTCACCGGGCTGCCCGCGGCGGAGTTCGTGAAGGCGCGGCTAAAGGTGAGCAAGGCGGCCTATCAGAAGCTGCTGCTGCCGGGGCGCAGGCTGGACACCAACGACGCGCGCTACGTCGTGCCCGCCGGGGCCGAGGGCGCGGCATATAACAGCCGACACACGCCGGAGGCGGTGCTGCTGTTCCATGACGAACTGGGCGTGCCGGCGGCGGCGGGCGTCTATGCCACGGGCAATCCGGCGGAGGCGTATTTCACGCGCTGGGGCTGGGCGCCGGTCGTCTCTCCGTTCCTCGACATGCCCTATGTCGGGCAGCTGAAGACGGTACTGGACACGCAGCCGGCGACGCGGCTGTTCGTGGGCAACGGCTATTTCGATACGCAGACGACGATCGGCGCGATGGATTATCTGGTCGCGCAGTCGGGGTTGCCGCGCGACCGGGTGACGACGCGTTATTACTGGGGCGGGCACATGTTCTATACGGTCGAGGCGAGCGCGAAGGCGCTGGGCGACGACGTGCGCCGCTTCGTCGCGCCGAACGCGGTTGCAGGACCCGCCGCGGTACGCCCATAA
- the bla gene encoding subclass B3 metallo-beta-lactamase, with amino-acid sequence MKRLFLAAIAVAAPAWAQLDPPAWTRPIPPVRLIGAIDYVGTEGLAAYLIRTRDGAILIDATMAENVPAIERNIRALGVKLRDVKLILVSHAHFDHAAGLTAMRRDTGAQVVAGAGDAEALETGIPPGETTYGVIRFPAVPVARRVRDGDRVTLGGTTLRAVATPGHTPGCTTWTMKIARGGRPLDVVFPCSVTVAGNRLFGNTRYPGIAQDYRASIARLAALPADVVLPAHPEMADVLERAKTGRLVAPGLLRQIVLKARDDFDREFLRQGRVAK; translated from the coding sequence ATGAAGCGACTGTTCCTCGCCGCGATCGCGGTGGCCGCCCCTGCCTGGGCGCAGCTCGATCCGCCCGCCTGGACGCGCCCGATCCCGCCGGTGCGGCTGATCGGCGCGATCGACTATGTCGGGACCGAGGGGCTGGCGGCGTATCTGATCCGCACCCGCGACGGCGCGATCCTGATCGATGCGACCATGGCGGAGAACGTGCCCGCGATCGAGCGCAACATCCGCGCGCTGGGAGTGAAACTGCGCGACGTGAAGCTGATCCTCGTCAGCCACGCGCATTTCGACCACGCCGCCGGGTTGACGGCGATGCGCCGCGATACCGGCGCGCAGGTCGTGGCGGGGGCGGGCGATGCGGAGGCGCTGGAGACGGGCATTCCGCCGGGCGAGACGACGTACGGCGTGATCCGCTTCCCCGCGGTGCCGGTCGCGCGCCGCGTGCGCGACGGCGACCGCGTGACGCTGGGCGGTACGACGCTGCGCGCGGTGGCAACGCCGGGGCATACGCCGGGCTGCACGACCTGGACGATGAAGATCGCTCGAGGGGGGCGCCCGCTCGACGTCGTCTTCCCGTGCAGCGTGACGGTGGCGGGCAACAGGCTGTTCGGCAACACGCGCTACCCCGGCATCGCGCAGGACTACCGCGCCAGCATCGCGCGGCTGGCGGCGCTCCCCGCCGACGTGGTGCTGCCCGCGCATCCGGAAATGGCCGACGTGCTGGAGCGCGCGAAGACCGGCCGGCTGGTCGCGCCGGGGCTGCTGCGCCAGATCGTGCTGAAGGCGCGCGACGACTTCGACCGGGAGTTCCTGCGGCAGGGGAGGGTGGCGAAGTGA
- a CDS encoding ArsC family reductase — MSVTMYGIPNCDTIKKARTWLGAAGVAFAFHDYKKAGIDAATLDRWIDAVGWEVLLNRAGTTFRKLPEAERQGVDRERAKALMLAQPSMIKRPVLVHDDGVEVGFKPERYAALFG; from the coding sequence GTGAGCGTGACGATGTACGGCATCCCCAATTGCGACACGATCAAGAAGGCGCGGACGTGGCTTGGCGCGGCGGGGGTGGCGTTTGCGTTTCATGACTACAAGAAGGCGGGCATCGATGCCGCGACGCTCGATCGGTGGATCGATGCGGTGGGGTGGGAGGTGCTGCTCAACCGCGCGGGGACGACCTTTCGCAAGCTGCCCGAGGCCGAGCGGCAGGGGGTGGATCGGGAGCGGGCCAAGGCGCTGATGCTGGCGCAGCCGTCGATGATAAAGCGCCCGGTGCTGGTGCATGACGACGGCGTCGAGGTGGGGTTCAAGCCGGAGCGGTATGCGGCGTTGTTCGGGTAG
- the panB gene encoding 3-methyl-2-oxobutanoate hydroxymethyltransferase, with translation MSTTFTIDSATSRANPVAAPMKRLTVPAIRNRKAAIADGKGEPLVMLTAYTVRMAQLMDPHCDMLLVGDSLGQVIYGLPSTVPVTLEMMAAHGAAVVRGSYHAVVVIDMPFGSYEASPQQAFESAAFLLKQTGAAAVKLEGGAAMASTVAFLSERGIPVVGHVGLTPQAVNALGGYGARGRSAAEAEKIVGDALAVAEAGAFAVVIEGVVEPIAIEITRAIPVPTIGIGASAECDGQVLVAEDMLGLFERTPRFVKRYGDMAAFVAERVEEYAGEVRTRAFPSAEQTYAAKS, from the coding sequence ATGTCAACGACCTTCACGATCGACAGCGCGACCAGCCGCGCCAACCCCGTCGCCGCCCCGATGAAGCGGCTGACGGTCCCCGCGATCCGCAACCGCAAGGCCGCGATCGCGGACGGCAAGGGCGAGCCGCTGGTGATGCTGACCGCGTACACCGTGCGCATGGCGCAACTGATGGACCCGCATTGCGACATGCTGCTGGTGGGCGACAGCCTGGGGCAGGTGATCTACGGCCTGCCCAGCACGGTGCCGGTCACGCTGGAGATGATGGCGGCGCATGGCGCGGCGGTGGTGCGCGGCAGCTATCACGCGGTGGTCGTCATCGACATGCCGTTCGGCAGCTACGAGGCGTCGCCGCAGCAGGCGTTCGAGAGCGCCGCGTTCCTGCTCAAGCAGACCGGCGCGGCGGCGGTGAAGCTGGAGGGCGGGGCGGCGATGGCGTCGACCGTCGCGTTCCTGTCGGAGCGCGGCATCCCCGTGGTCGGGCATGTCGGGCTGACCCCGCAGGCGGTCAACGCGCTGGGCGGGTACGGCGCGCGCGGGCGCAGCGCGGCGGAAGCCGAGAAGATCGTCGGCGACGCGCTTGCGGTGGCGGAGGCGGGCGCCTTCGCGGTGGTGATCGAGGGCGTGGTCGAACCGATCGCGATCGAGATCACCCGCGCGATTCCCGTGCCGACGATCGGCATCGGCGCGTCGGCGGAATGCGACGGGCAGGTGCTGGTCGCGGAGGACATGCTGGGCCTGTTCGAGCGGACGCCGCGGTTCGTGAAGCGTTACGGGGACATGGCGGCGTTCGTTGCCGAGCGGGTCGAGGAATATGCGGGCGAGGTGCGGACCCGCGCCTTTCCCTCTGCGGAACAGACCTACGCCGCGAAGTCGTGA
- a CDS encoding tetratricopeptide repeat protein, with protein MALTPQNNEAFLREVDEELRRDQALHVWRRYGKLLIGAIVLGLAAFAAFLFWQHRQNEAAGREGEQLQKAYDDLGAGDVKGASGQLATLAQSKRDGYRALAQFTQADILLQKNDLKGAAAKFAAVANDASLAQPFRDLALIRQTTAEFDALKPDVVVERMRPLAVSGNPWLGSAGELMAAAYIRQGRRDLAGQTFARIAEDDGVPATLRQRAVQMAGAMGAATDTGASAANKDTTAR; from the coding sequence GTGGCCCTGACGCCCCAGAACAACGAAGCGTTCCTGCGTGAGGTCGACGAGGAGCTGCGCCGCGACCAGGCGCTGCATGTCTGGCGCCGCTACGGCAAGCTGCTGATCGGCGCGATCGTGCTGGGGCTGGCCGCGTTTGCCGCGTTCCTGTTCTGGCAGCACCGCCAGAACGAGGCGGCGGGGCGCGAGGGCGAGCAGCTGCAAAAGGCGTATGACGACCTGGGTGCGGGCGATGTGAAGGGTGCCTCCGGGCAGCTCGCCACGCTCGCGCAGTCGAAGCGCGACGGCTATCGCGCGCTGGCGCAGTTCACGCAGGCCGACATCCTGCTCCAGAAGAACGACCTGAAGGGGGCGGCGGCGAAGTTCGCCGCGGTGGCGAACGACGCGTCGCTGGCGCAGCCGTTCCGCGACCTGGCGCTGATCCGCCAGACGACCGCCGAGTTCGACGCGCTGAAGCCCGATGTGGTGGTCGAGCGGATGCGTCCGCTGGCGGTATCGGGCAATCCGTGGCTGGGTAGCGCGGGCGAGCTGATGGCGGCGGCCTATATCCGGCAGGGGCGCCGCGACCTGGCGGGGCAGACGTTCGCGCGCATCGCCGAGGACGACGGCGTGCCCGCCACCTTGCGTCAACGCGCGGTTCAGATGGCGGGCGCCATGGGTGCGGCCACCGATACGGGTGCCTCCGCCGCTAACAAGGATACGACAGCACGATGA